From one Chanodichthys erythropterus isolate Z2021 chromosome 3, ASM2448905v1, whole genome shotgun sequence genomic stretch:
- the LOC137015101 gene encoding zinc finger protein 271-like isoform X2, giving the protein MEESKESKVLSEVEEEHHDKPGEKPLSRSKTKKTFLKKRRAKKSTTCTQCGKSFTTKQNLKRHLRIHTGEKPFTCDQCGKSFTVPSHLKEHKRIHTGVRPFTCHQCGKTFHGESALKNHLKIHTKEKPHSCSVCGKSFSLLKILNAHQKTHTGVREYMCFECEKMFTTANSLKLHQRIHTGEKPYKCSHCDKRFNTSSNLKTHERIHTGEKPHTCDQCGKSFSCKSNLKIHMKIHTGEKPYKCSHCDKTFSQSSNLKTHERIHTGEKPHTCDQCGKSFTTKEYLKMHMKIHTGEKPYKCSHCDKRFSDSGHLKTHERIHTGEKPYMCSHCDKRFNQSSHLKSHERIHTGEKPYKCSHCDKRFNQSSHLKSHERIHTGEKPYKCLYCDKRFSDSGHLKTHERIHTGEKPYKCSHCDNRFSRSSCLKTHERIHIGEKPHTCDQCGKSFSIKSHLKIHMKIHTVQKPHHHSLKSGFTLDICRGDGSNESGRNEDGSEGQRDV; this is encoded by the coding sequence ATGGAAGAGAGCAAGGAGAGTAAAGtactgagtgaagtggaggaggaacatcatgacaaaccaggagaaaaacctttgagtcgctcaaagactaaaaagacatttttaaagaaaagaagagccaagaaatctacaacctgcactcagtgtggaaagagtttcacaaccaaacaaaatcttaaacGTCActtgaggatccacactggagagaagccattcacatgtgatcaatgtgggaagagtttcacagTACCATCACACCTTAAAGAACACAAGAGGATCCACACCGGAGTGAGACCGTTCACATGTCATCAATGTGGCAAAACATTTCATGGGGAATCAGCTCTGAAGAACCACCTGAAAATTCATACgaaggagaagccacattcatgctctgtgtgtggaaagagtttttcactgctGAAAATTTTAAATGCACATCAGAAAACtcacactggtgtgagagagtacatgtgctttgagtgtgagaagatgTTTACTACAGCAAACAGTTTAAAACtgcaccagagaattcacactggagaaaaaccttacaagtgttcacactgtgacaagagattcaatacgtcatcaaatctgaaaacacatgagaggatccacactggagagaagccgcacacatgtgatcagtgtggaaagagtttctcttgTAAAAGTaacctgaagatacacatgaagatccacactggagaaaaaccttacaagtgttcacactgtgacaagacattcagtcagtcatcaaatctgaaaacacatgagaggatccacactggagagaagccgcacacgtgtgatcagtgtggaaagagtttcactacTAAAGAATACCTGAAGATGCACATGaagattcacactggagaaaaaccttacaagtgttcacactgtgacaagagattcagtgattcaggacatttaaaaacacacgagaggatccacactggagaaaaaccttacatgtgttcacactgtgacaagagattcaatcaGTCATCAcatctgaaatcacatgagaggatccacactggagagaaaccttacaagtgttcacactgtgacaagagattcaatcaGTCATCACATCTAAAatcacatgagaggatccacactggagagaaaccttacaagtgtttatactgtgacaagagatttaGTGATTCAGgacatttaaaaacacatgagaggatccacactggagaaaaaccttacaagtgttcacactgtgacaataGATTCAGTCGGTCATCAtgtctgaaaacacatgagaggatccacattggagagaagccacacacgtgtgatcagtgtggaaagagtttctctattaaaagtcacctgaagatacacatgaagatccatacAGTGCAGAAACCACATCACCACAGTCTGAAATCAGG